Proteins co-encoded in one Capsicum annuum cultivar UCD-10X-F1 chromosome 9, UCD10Xv1.1, whole genome shotgun sequence genomic window:
- the LOC107841202 gene encoding aspartic proteinase 36-like isoform X2, with the protein MNTLNQKSGFAIVYNGENNGSKEKRAFILLLVLSVHVVGGNLVFNVEHKFGGRGRAVLKELKAHGDHRHGRMLAAADFKLGGYGSPKGLYFTKLSIGTPPKDYHVHVDTGSDHIWVNCAGCNNCSTEATRGNFVTDKINLDQVSADCKTSPHQGNIAFGS; encoded by the exons atgaacacccttaaccaaaagtctgGCTTCGCCATTGTATataatggtgaaaataatggATCTAAGGAGAAAAGGGCGTTTATTCTTTTGTTGGTTTTGTCGGTTCATGTGGTGGGGGGAAATTTGGTGTTCAATGTGGAGCACAAATTTGGTGGGCGAGGAAGGGCTGTTTTGAAGGAGCTCAAAGCCCACGGCGATCATCGTCATGGCAGAATGCTCGCTGCAGCAGACTTCAAATTGGGTGGCTATGGCAGTCCCAAAGG GCTGTATTTCACGAAGCTTTCAATTGGGACACCTCCCAAGGACTATCATGTTCACGTCGATACGGGAAGCGACCATATATGGGTAAACTGTGCGGGCTGTAACAATTGTTCTACAGAAGCCACTCGGG GAAATTTTGTAACGGATAAGATTAATTTAGACCAAGTGTCCGCAGACTGTAAAACATCACCCCACCAGGGAAACATAGCATTTGG CTCTTGA
- the LOC107841202 gene encoding aspartic proteinase 36-like isoform X1, with protein sequence MNTLNQKSGFAIVYNGENNGSKEKRAFILLLVLSVHVVGGNLVFNVEHKFGGRGRAVLKELKAHGDHRHGRMLAAADFKLGGYGSPKGLYFTKLSIGTPPKDYHVHVDTGSDHIWVNCAGCNNCSTEATRDGTGAAGNFVTDKINLDQVSADCKTSPHQGNIAFGS encoded by the exons atgaacacccttaaccaaaagtctgGCTTCGCCATTGTATataatggtgaaaataatggATCTAAGGAGAAAAGGGCGTTTATTCTTTTGTTGGTTTTGTCGGTTCATGTGGTGGGGGGAAATTTGGTGTTCAATGTGGAGCACAAATTTGGTGGGCGAGGAAGGGCTGTTTTGAAGGAGCTCAAAGCCCACGGCGATCATCGTCATGGCAGAATGCTCGCTGCAGCAGACTTCAAATTGGGTGGCTATGGCAGTCCCAAAGG GCTGTATTTCACGAAGCTTTCAATTGGGACACCTCCCAAGGACTATCATGTTCACGTCGATACGGGAAGCGACCATATATGGGTAAACTGTGCGGGCTGTAACAATTGTTCTACAGAAGCCACTCGGG ATGGCACCGGAGCTGCAGGAAATTTTGTAACGGATAAGATTAATTTAGACCAAGTGTCCGCAGACTGTAAAACATCACCCCACCAGGGAAACATAGCATTTGG CTCTTGA